ctaatTTTTTAATCATTTATCGGAACGAGGCGtataatataccgttggaaagctattgATTAGGCGTAGCTTCtccatgttgaacacttttcgaaATTCCTCTCGGTTTAAGAGTAGTTTCAAAAATAGTGCGGCGGATGACGAGTGGCAGCGAGCGTATTTTCGTGATTTTTTCTAAACCGCTCATCGGAATAAGGCAAATGATAcgccgttggaaagatatcgtcgaggcgcatctttttcatatctattattttctctaatttgttacggtttaagagcagtttcgaatttactaaatcgcggaattctgttttttttttaattttgcaattttcggtactgttttcgctctagtTTTTGAACCGTTTGTCGAAACGAGGCATGTAATATGTcattggaaagctatggacaagGCACAACTTTCATATGTAGAAATGGTTTTGAGATTCCTTATAGTTTTAAGTAATTTTGAAAATCGTGGAACGGACAACGAGTGGCAGCGGCCGTTTTTCGCGAAATTTTTACAAACCGGTTGTCGAAATGATTCAAATGATACaccgttggaaagatatcgacgagacgcgactttttcatgtagaacactctctctaattccttatggtttaagagcagttttaaatttaccgaaatgtggacactctgtttttcgcgacacccaaatcggcgtgggtacttcatccgactgaaaaccgcactgcatcggaCGCAAAACCGCACATCATCGGACAAACAAGTGCACTGCATGATTTCTTTTTTGTGGGACGTAAATTTTCCCAAACGAGGTGGAGTGCACTTCATGTCGAGTGTTGGTGAACCGCAAGACTATGAAAAGTGAACCTCAAGACTACCATAAACGGGCCGTACTGCATCAGACAGAAAACCACACATATTTAGACTAAAAATCACACTTCATTGGACAGACAAGTGCACCGCATGATTTCTTTTTTGTGGGACGTATTTTTTACCAAACGAGATGGAGTGCACTTCTTTAGACTAAAACCCGCACTTCATCGGACGGGAAAGTGCActgcatgatttattttttgtgGGACGTAAATTTTATCAAACGAGGTGGAGTGCACTTCTTTAGACTAAAACCCGCACTTCATCCGACGGGAAAGTGCAATGCATGATTTCTTTTTTGTGCGACGTAAATTTTTCCAAACGAGGTGGAGTGCACTTCATGTCGAGTGTTGGTGAACCTCAATACTATGAAAAGTGAACCACATTATAtttcttttatcacctccataatgcTTTTTATGAACGAGTATGCACTGTAGGGATGAGGTGAGTGTATTGAATCAATTTCTCTTTTCCAATTTTCTTTCTACTGCACACAACAACAGAGTGAGCTGCATTACGAAAAACCAACTTCTTCCAATTTGCTTTTGCACCTGGCAACATAGTGAACCGCTGGGAGAGAGATCACTGCGCCAATGAAACAAGTGAGCTGCACTAAAAAAGGTTTTTGTTGTTTCCTTCAATGCATGTTTTTGAGAGAGCTGCCATCTATACATCTCTGGGCTACGAGACGAGGCGAACGAACTGCAGTGATCCTCTTTTTAATCAACAGTACACATATTACAATGACGAAGGACTTAAAAAATAAATCCACATTTTTGTCCATGAAATGCAAGCCGGCCCCGGCGCACTGCATGTCCAGCCCTCACAGCATTGCACCTGTGTGGCCATGGGATCGCAGCAAAAACCTGAAAAAGGGAAAAATGTCCACCGTGAGCAAAATACACAAAAAAACACCGTCGTCCTGCCCCCTATCTCCGTGGACTGCACGCACATGGGTGCCGCACTGCATGCCAACGCCACGTGAACCACCtcaaaacacaaacaaaattcaaatagTGGGCTGCACGGCCATGCGCCGCCATGCCCCGGTGAACCGCATCGCGCGGCCAGGCGCACTTCAAGTCTGCAGATGCTCAGACTGCAAGGGGAGGAGGGACAGCTCGCTCCTGGCGATCTGGAGCGCGATTGTGAATCTGTGGCTGGTCATTATTTTGTGACCAAAACTGCATTGAATTGATCTGCCAGGACCTCCACTTCAACGAATAGCAGATAAAACACAACGCTAAAcctgaaaaaaaaacaaaaaaatgcttATGGACTGCGTCGAGAGGACTCTGCACTGCGTCAACAACACACAAAATTTGACCATGGATGATAGCCTGTTGAGGGAGTGCACAGGGGTGCTGGAGTCACGCTGGACGTCGACGTGTTTCTAGAGGCAACCCAGGATCTGTGGTAGCTTGCACACGCGGCAGGATCCACCGGAGAAGGTTTGCTGGAGAAGGGGGGTGAGATAGGGACGACAGTGGGCGGCGCGCTCGGATGGTGGTGGCTCGGCGTGGCGTCGATCTCGCCAGATTTGGGAGGGGCGTCACCGGGCAGGGGCTGTGGCCGCACCCGGGGCGAGGCGAGGCCAGAGCCATGGAGTCCGGCGTCGCGGGGTGGGACCGTTGTGCGATTGGAGGAGTGGCGCGCCGTGGCAGTTGCCTCTCCCGACGGTTTCTCACCTGGGGGAAATGGGGGCGCTGTGGCCGGCAACTGAGGGGCTGGTATAGTGCTCGCGAGGACACTGGGGGACGAGCAGGAGAGCATGTCGCCAGCGCCCAATCGTGAGATCCGGTGAGCCCGTGAACGGAGCTCGCGACCCCGATGCAGGAGAGAACGGAGCTCGCCACCGTCTAGTTGTTGAAGTAGCAGGGTCGGGCCAGACCAGCTCGTGGTGGGGTCGCGCCGGGAAAGCTCGTGGAAGGGCACGCCGGCGTGGTTGCCCAGATCCGTCGACGCGGGGTCGGGAGGGGCAGCACAATGGGCGCAAGACGACCAGGGCGACGTTGGAGGTTGGCGGTCGGGGCGGGAGGGAGAAGGTGGGGGGAGGAGAGGGTCGGCCATGGAGGGAAGGGAAGCGGGCCCGCACGGCCGCCGTGCTGCTGGTGGTGGTGGAACGCGGTGGCCGCGACCCAGAGCAGCGGCGCGCAGAGGAAGGCAGGGGCGATGGGGGAGCTGCGGATCGGGAGTCGCCGGggagaggacgcggcggcgcaGGGGATGTGGCGGTTTGGGGCGCCGGCGCGAGGGAGGTtgcgggagggagagagaggggattgGGGGAGTGTGTATGAGAAGATAAGGCTAGGTTTTCTCTTTGCGTGAGCAGTTCGTTTTTCGGGTTAGTCTGTAGCTACGGTCAGGTCGGCAGTGTTATCAGAATAAGCATTTTTGTTAGCAGAATAAGACTCTTAAGGGTGTTATTAGAATACACCTAGTATGGGACACCTAATAAGACTCTTAAGCAATATATATAGGACGTCAGTATGAGACATCTAAGTGCCTGGGCACCTTGTCTAAAAATCGTTGGATGACACTAAGATGTGTGCACGTATAATTAGTATTCGCATTAATTGATAAATTAATTAGTTTTGTATTAGGAAAGAATTTTTGCTAATTATTGCTTAATATGGACACTTAATACCCATCAAATTAAGCCCATGCATGTCTCATACGTCACGTAGCCGGGTATTCTTTTGCATATAATGGATATTATTTTTTTTATTTGCTCACCTTTATTTTTCACCGAGTATCTAATACCTTGAATAAATCACTAGGTATATTTAGACATAACCCAAAATACCTTAAGTATGTTTTTGTACTCGAAATATGTTGGGTATATATTAGATAGACGTACATCATGTAGCCATATTTATTTTAGGTATATACGTCAACTGATTATGTACAatattttttatgatttttttcataCACCCGGGTATGCAAGTGTGCATATACCTTGGGTATTTCCACTTGAAGTATATTATTGGATGTATAATATTTTCCTACACTTATTCACATAGTCGGGTATATACGTCGACCGGGtatatataatatttttataCCCTTTTTCATATAGCCGGTTATATACGTCAACCGGGTATTACAATATTTTTGTCGGTAGGTATTATATAACCGTATTGGATAGTTaggaaacaaaaataaaatgCAATTAGTCAACAAATAAATTATTGTGTATATACATACCCGCGTACGTATATATATTCGTTAGTAAGTATATGATACCCATTTTAGATAATTAGGAAACAAAAAATGTAATAGTTGAAAAATATAAATTATTGAATACATACATACATGCGTATGCATATAATTTCATTGGTAGGTATTAGATACACGTATTAAATAGTTAGGAACAAAAATACGCACATTATATACCT
The genomic region above belongs to Triticum urartu cultivar G1812 unplaced genomic scaffold, Tu2.1 TuUngrouped_contig_4709, whole genome shotgun sequence and contains:
- the LOC125528209 gene encoding vegetative cell wall protein gp1-like — translated: MADPLLPPPSPSRPDRQPPTSPWSSCAHCAAPPDPASTDLGNHAGVPFHELSRRDPTTSWSGPTLLLQQLDGGELRSLLHRGRELRSRAHRISRLGAGDMLSCSSPSVLASTIPAPQLPATAPPFPPGEKPSGEATATARHSSNRTTVPPRDAGLHGSGLASPRVRPQPLPGDAPPKSGEIDATPSHHHPSAPPTVVPISPPFSSKPSPVDPAACASYHRSWVASRNTSTSSVTPAPLCTPSTGYHPWFSVVFYLLFVEVEVLADQFNAVLVTK